The genome window GTCCTGGTGGCATTGTTCCTGCCCTCACCCGGTACCGCCCACGAGCCGGGAAGACAGTCAATAAAACGTCACCTTCACCTCTTACACAATATTTCACAACGTTATTGCAAATCCGGGGATTAGGAACAATTCCGGCGTTCTCAAAAGGTTTTGGGCATCATGCCCTTCCGCAGTCGCCGTTTGCTCTAATTTAAATCACCATTCTGCATTGTTTTGGAATGTTTCCTAAAAACTGACCTAATTTACGCCACACACTTTTCGTTACAAGTCTTTCGTTTTTATGACCTAAAAATGGTGAAAGTTTCCGcgaatttaaacatttttatgatGTTATGATTTTTTGAATAGATGTTGCGAATTCCGAAATCGGGAAATGGAAATATGCTTCGCGGAAGAAGTCGGATCAGACGGATTAAAATAGCAGTAGGCAATGCTTTGGTTTAGAGTGTAATTTTagattttaattgaaaacaatttttttttaacaaatagtAACTAagaacattttttattaacatatttatatatatatatattatatatatttttaagtttatcttataattgtattttttttgcaaaaaataaattaacaaaaCCAATATTTCCGCTGTACAAGCAATTCAAAACAcgataatataatattttatctCTCTTCCAAAAAagttaatatgaaatattgaCTTAAGtgataaattattattaattatgttactatatatgtatatatatgcaatgcttATTATTCAATCAAAGAGAAAAACTTGCCCTGCAATACTTTGTtgtgtttttagttttttgattatctttttaatttattttactttatttatgtTAACTTAAGAAATAAtcttaatttataatatagttataaacaatttttcaaTGGTTTTTTCCAGACAAAATGTCTTTTACGCTTGGAGTCAGACATCTTAATCCTTTTCCTAACCATTACTGCCATTACAGTTCAATTTCTTGCGAGACGGGGGTGTTGGCTGAAGGAAAGTCTGTTTTGGGTAAACAGAGCGAAAATCCCTTCCACCGCCCCCGCCCACGAACCAGCCATTTCCACCTCTGATTTCTCTGATTTCCACGGACGAATCAAGGCCTACCTGGTAAGGGAAGACGCGTGTGTCTCGCATTAGACTGATGTTCTGTTGAAGGACGCGACTGGAAATGCTTGGCCGAATCGAGGACGAGGCTCGCGCGACTCGACTTGGACCGACTTGAGTCGTCTGTTTATGGATAGTAAATGCACCGTGTCATGGGTCCTTAAGCGTCTTAATTGCCCGCGTATCCTTCGCCGAGAAGCAGCGCAATTGGTTTCCAAGGCGGAAATATTATTGGCACATCATAAAACTATAAAACAGGCCGCAGGGGGCCCCCTTCCTCCTTCCTTCGCTTTCATGTCCAGTTCAGTTGAGTTCTTCACCTCGGATTGCGAGCTCTGAGATTCAAACTGAGACCATCCAATGCCATCAGCGAATTCGCCGAATTCCGAGCAGCGCGCGCGACTTCGATTCCCCGGCGTACGACTCGTCAGCGGAATCGCATTGACAGCCTACGTCGAACTCCCCGGAGACCTCCGTTCCGATCATTGTTAATGGACGTTATCCTTATTAGCTGTTGATGTCCCACGATGTCGAATAGCTACGGGGCATATCTGCCCTGCAAAGGAAAAGAAATGCTTATGCGTACCCCATCTTGGGCATTAAGATGTGATTCAGTTGTTGTTCATCTTCAATAAATTGTAGATTAAAGTTATGtgaattttgtgatttccgtTTTAAAAAAAtcactttgcattttataGGCCAAATTGTATTATCTCctaaattttcttttaaacTATTAAAAACCTTCGAGCCTGGTTAAATAAACACAGAATAAACAAAGTTTAATAACATTATTTATCAATAGATTTTAAGTGATGACACTCTGACATTTTGCAAAAAGCCATCAATCTTTGAGCTCAGTTGGAGCGTCCGTAACAGAAGGTGTTAACGAGGTCCTAGCTGAGATTTGAACAGTTCGAAATTTATATCTAGGGGCCATTAGCAGTACTATTGCGATGCATAGTTTACATTTCATTCAGCTTACGGGGTCATTATTGCTATTTAAAAGCGGCAGGACAGTTCGAATAAGTGTGACAGGAGCAATTACAGCCTGATCCTGATGTCTTCGATGTCAACACAACAGTGCTCAAGACATCGCAGGCAATTCAGGGATATGTAGGACGCACAGGACCTCGAACAGAAGCCAAGGACACAGGCGACGCGTGACGCATTGGGAAAATATTTGTACAAAACATTGAGGAAATCTGAAAAGCAGCACAGCGTCTCGGCATCCTTGACTTTGATTGGTGCCGATCCAAGGACGAAACGCTATATCCACCCATTGAGATGACCTCCGGAGGAGTCCTCGGTGGGCCTCCGATCGAAGGTCACTCAGAAATGCATCCTGTCTAGCTTTCTCTTCAGTCTAAAGTGAATTTTGGAAACTGAAGATTACTTAATTTATCTAGACATCTGGCAAATTCATCAAAATGATTTCCCCAGCGCAGACTTAACGACTCGATCCGATCTGCGTGCAGTTTGATGGTTAACTCAAACAAATCCCATAACGCAAACGAAATTTTGAATAATTCTCGAGCATCGCTACTAATTAGCCGCCGATTGAGGCAATCAAATTGATTGCCTGCGATCCGAACCAAAGAAAACCTCACGCTGGGATCCCCGAACCCACCTTAGACCGATTGACGCTGATACTATATATAGACGGTGTATCGGAATAGTCGGGGAATTTACACCAATCTccagtttgtttgttttgtttgttgatAATTTTTCTCGGCCCTTTACTATTTTAATCCCAGCGGGTCGTCGCCTGTTTCATTCTGATAATGAGTGTGATATACTCGATTGTTTTTATCACCCCTTCCCCATTTACGTGGTATTCGGTATATAATGAGAAAACCGCCGGAGGAGATCAGCAGCAACTTCAAAGGAAACTGGCCCCAGCATGTGATCATCGTAATTTTTCTCAAGCTAGGAAAACAAACAATTCCCGAGACCAACTGACACTGGAGTATCCTATTGGGATAACTTATGTAATGCCCCACTGGCTGGCAGGTGCTGCATTGGCCCATTTCTAATGGGCTTTTGAAGTTTCAAATATTAATCGGCTGTAGGCAGCAGGATAACCATAACCAATCGATGGGccaataaaaaacaatacCCCATTATCTGTATAAACAAAATGTAAAAAGTCAGCTTTTCTATTATTGGCAGGTGCTGTATTGGGCCATTTATAACAATCCTTTGAAGCTTGAAATATTAATGTGTTGCAATCAGAAGAATGATTACCCAATAAAAAGATAATTATAAACTtctaaaaatgttaaaatggTTTGAATTACTTTAACTACTataatatgcatatatatatatattatacttATATTTTGAGCATAATTTAATCAGATAATGTTTTATATGGCGACAACTCAATAATTAATAATGATTGTGGATAATAGTATACAACTTTTTGGCAAGAAATGACAGCTTAGTTTCCTAATGATCTTGGTCACTTTGGATTCGCTTGACCCACGGCAGCTGATAACGCTGCTTCGGGGAAAATAACGATGAGATTgactgcaacagcagccagaATATATGTGAGGGCTGGGAATTAACACATTGGCCTCCTCCAGGCGCGTGCCTGTTTCACCTTCCCGTGCATTTATCAAAAGTCTGCCGGACCGACCCACCGAACCGTCGGCTGTCTAGCTCTATACGAGTAGATGGGTATCTGGCTGGTAACCCCTGTGGAAGTGCCAAAAATGTGCAACGGCGTCAGCGAAAGAACGGCAGGAAAGATGGTAGGAATCGGGGAGGGGTTCGAACTCCAAAGGATATAAGGGACAAGGGACATGCAGCTAGTCGGGCACAATGGGATGGTCCCGATTCACTGTCAAGGTAATTTATTAATTCGACAATAAAATCGCACGAGTTCTTGGGCCGAGCGCTCCGGATTCGCATTCAATGTTGGGTTTGGGTGCAGACTTGCGATGGGGTGTGTGTTGTGGTCGGACACTCGCATGTGGGCCTTACAACTCAATTAAAGTTGCCCGGGTCCTGGACCTGAGCCCGCTGCATTTCCATGGAGAACCGGGTGGGCAAAGTATTATATGACCATGTGCTAGGTTTGGATTAAGCTTAACAGAGAAATTTGTGAAATCCAATTGGTCGAAAGTGAAAAAGTTAAGTGACTTTGTGCCACGCAAACCCAACATtgaatatttacaaaaacaAACCATTCATTAACAGCTAGTAAAGATAGTTTATACTCTTAGGCCAAGTTCAtgtaatataatttaattaattaatcttTTTAAAGTATAATTCAATAGGTATCTAAAATCAAAGACGTAGTCAAAAATGGTAGCTCTCGCCCTTATTTATAGCGTTAAAAAGGGATCCTaacaatattttaataaaacgagaagaaaatatttaagttaagaattttattttttggggagctgtttttcctttctttgattgatatatttaaacataagtGGTCGGATAGTTTTTACACCCTTATTGTTAAGTTTACTCCAAAACCAGAAAGGAGGCTAACACTCACTGGCAATATAGCAATCAGAGGACATCGTAGAGATGCGAACTGCAGTCTCTTCTGTCAAACTGAAAAACGCCATAAATTTTGTGGAACAATGGAATCTGCCAGAGGATGCGGATGGGGTAAGGGTAGAATTCGCACATGCACACATATGTCAGGAGTATCGATATGTTAGGGGTGTTCAACGGGGGTGGCTAATAAAATTTATCGAGGCCGCGTAAGCCGATCAGAAAGTCATGTAaacaaaaaagtggctgcgaAGTGATTGTTTTTTTACCAGTCAATTTAGCTGAGTTAAACCTGAAATCGGTTCTACGCAAATCTAAGATGGGAGTAGAATTGTAGATTACCAGAAATAACCTTCAGTTTCTAAAAGAATGACGAATAGTATATCGTAAAGCCTGTGGTATTTTTACCCGTTACTTGTAGAGTAAAAGATTCGTTGAAATGAATGTAACAGGTACAGAAAGCGATTCCTACGCTATATATATCCTactatatattcttgatccgTATAAGAGATATAATGTTGAAATTAAGCATGTAGATTCTAAGCTGTGCAAGTTTTGTGCCACAAATTTAACTGAAGTTGAACACTTTCACAACCGCACATTTATAAAATGTCCCAATATATTATTTGTATCATTTCGCCATTAAAAATTATAGCTTCCTactacaaattaaaaaaaaatataaaaacgtGAGGGTTATATCATAGAGCTACCGAAAAAAATCATACAAGTTTTATATTCTCAACAATATTATGCTTTTAAAATGTTTCTGGTGTTTTGCCAttataaaatcatttttaaagGTATAActcgaaaaataaaataaactagtattaatttgaaaaatcagcgggcatataatttatataatatttttaaagtttacGCAAAGGATGTTTGCTGTTACTGTTAACTAGTCAGTTTGGAAGTGCGTTTGTTGGTTTTTAGGCAAATAACGGGCACAGGAGTGAGTTTTGGAATCGGGAGTTGCGCACTTGCTTGGCCACGAGGGCAAACAAAAAGCGCAAACACGCGACCCTCGGCCACGCGTAGTCCTGGTCCCAGGGATCGGACGTAATGTTATCCTTTGGCCGCCCAGTGCCGCGAAATAAATTCGGAGGGAAAGGGCAGCGGATTCCGGGAACAACTGGCAACCAGTCTTCGGTGCTTTGCGCGCTGGCAAAAATCCAGAGAAATTTTTAGGGAACCATAAACGGGCCGGGGAAAAAGCCTCTGCGCCGAAGGAACGTTTTCAGCAACAGTTTACAGTTTTTATGTCTTTATGATTATTGCAATTAGAGGGAGATCGGCTGAGAGTCGCGCCCTCTCGCTCTGCGCACCTCATAGGTAGGCACCTCATGGCCGTAATTACTGCAGCAGCCTCTCAAGGTCGCCGAGTAGGAGAAGTGCGCGGGCGGATAAATCGCGATGATAATGGGCGCGATGGGTAGGTAATAAGCCGCGCAGCAGGTAGGCTCCGTACGGATAAACTTGCCAGGACCTCGGATAACTTCCCCTCTCCGTGCCTGCAAGGACATTCGCCGGAGGGGTGGCTGCGAACAGCAGGCGGCAAAGTGTCATGCGCAGGGATATTTATGCGCTATAACGGCGAGCGTGTGCCGAGGGCTCTCTGATTTTGCTATATATGCAGGATCTGCCTCAGGACCAGCTCATTCGCAAACTCACAAGCGTTGCGTGCACATCGCAGAGTTAGAGAAGAAATCTAGCAATACACATCCGATATGGCCACCACAAACAGCCAGAGCCACTACAGCTACGCCGACAACATGAACATGTACAACATGTATCACCCCCACAGCCTGCCGCCCACCTACTATGATAATTCAGGCAGCAACGCCTACTATCAGAACAGCTCCACTTACCAGAGCTATCAGGGCTACTATCCCCAGGAGAGTTACTCGGAGAGCTGCTACTACTACAACAACCAGGAGCAGATGACCACCCATACTGTACCGCCCGTGCAACCCACCACCCCGCCAAAAACCAACAAGCGTAAGGCCGAAGAAGATGCTGCTTCCATCATCGCTGCCGTAGAGGAGCGACCCAGCACACTGAGGGCTCTACTCACCAACCCCGTGAAGAAGCTGAAGTACACCCCCGACTACTTCTACACCACCGTCGAGCAGGTGAAGAAGGCCCCCGCCGTAACCACCAAGGTCGCCGCCAGCCCCGCTCCCAGCTACGAACAAGAGTACGTGACTGTGCCCACGCCCAGCGCCTCCGAGGATGTCGACTACTTGGACGTCTACTCGCCCCAGTCGCAGACGCAGAAGTTGAAGAATGGCGACTTTGCAACCCCTCCACCTACCACGCCCACCTCTCTGCCGCCCGTCGAAGGCATCAGCACGCCACCCCAATCGCCGGGGGAGAAATCCTCGTCAGCTGTCAGCCAGGAGATCAATCATCGAATTGTGACAGCCCCGAATGGAGCGGGCGATTTCAATTGGTCGCACATCGCGGAGACTTTGGCATCAGGTAGGCATCACACACGATTAACAACCCCTAAATATACATTTctaaaatattgaaaatatgtttttgtatatatttttgatatttttaaacacaaCACAGTCATAAAAGTCATTTTCTAACCCATTTTTTCTTTGCTTATGCTTACAGATTGCAAAGACTCGAAACGCACCCGTCAGACATACACCCGCTACCAGACCCTGGAGCTCGAGAAGGAGTTCCACTTCAATAGATACATCACCCGGCGTCGTCGCATCGATATCGCCAACGCCCTGAGCCTGAGCGAAAGGCAGATCAAGATCTGGTTCCAGAACCGACGCATGAAGTCGAAGAAGGATCGCACCCTGGACAGCTCCCCGGAGCACTGTGGTGCCGGCTACACCGCGATGCTGCCGCCACTGGAGTCAACAGGCACCGCCACCACCGGGGCACCATCGGTGCCAGTGCCCATgtaccaccaccaccaaacCACCGCCGCCTACCCCGCTTATAGCCACAGTCACAGCCATGGTTATGGCCTGCTCAATGATTACCCTCAGCAGCAGACCCACCAGCAGTACGATGCCTACCCGCAGCAGTACCAACAGCAGTGCAGCTACCAGCAACATCCACAGGACCTCTACCATCTGTCCTGAGGTCGGGCGATGCTCAGTTGCTCTCTACCCCAGAGCGGAACCGAAAGCCGTACCGCCACGAAACCGAAGCGCACTTCTCTCGACCATTTGTAGGTGACACGCAAATGATACAGCCGAGAACGAAGCTGCGACACGATGAGTTGCACAGTAGAGGGCGCACTCCCTACGGTGCCCAGGACATTTTGGGCACAAGGACTAGTGCGCAAGTGCAGAAGGCCGAGGCAGAGGCAGAGGCAAAAGAGGCAGCGCAAACAGGAAAAGGAGCCTTGCTGCGCGCGGAACCCAGTGGCTGGCCATGATGGGTTCTCAGCGATCGATTAGCTGCGGCCAAACACAAGCCCAAAACACTCAGCTGGGAGTGATAATGGCCAAGAGACTTGGAGACTGACACACATGTTTTTGTACAGATAGTAGTTAAGATATTCCTATCATAgaattctatttatttaaatatacgAGTAAAGTAAATCGATCGAATTTAAACAAATCAAGTTGAACATTCATTTGGGGATTTGTGAAGAAGAGTCTGGGGCATGCTGCAATTTGACTGCGGAATGTGAAATacatttcatatatatatatataaataaaatttaatgattTTCAATGAATTTAATGATAAATtcttaatatttatttatttttatttaacaaaattaaatatagtaTACAATACTAAacctaattaaatttaatgagtACTAGGTACGGAGGCCTTCGACTCGAGACTTATGGGTTAATTGCTTTATATAATAAACATAGCTTTTTGAACAAATTTGTAGACAAATTTTGAGATAAGTTCTTAATATAGTTTGGACCAAAGTATGGTATTTGGCTAACTactttcacaaaaaaaaatatctcAAGACAAGTTTTACCTTCTGCCGATTTACATACTGTATGATATAGAAAATGGCTGCAGAGAAGAGcagcttaaaatatttaagtataAACCTAATATTTAATTGGAATTAGTGTAgttcgctgagttcgttgagCTTAAGGGAACTCTTGGTTTACTTTCTGATGAATTGCACATGGTCGAAACATTACTTCCGAACTTATACGAAACGCAAACGATTTAATGTTGATCACGAATCGTGCAAATTCGAGCAGCTGCATTTTGTCGCCTCAGTCCCCCTCATCCCTGACCCATTGCTGTCTCCCGGATTTTCTATAAAATGCACTCTTTTCGCCAGAGAAAATGTCACATTTTGGTCGGGCTTCGGGGTATATCTACCACCGCATCCCTGCTCCCTTCCTCCCTCCGCCGCTGCGCGTTCCTCTATTGAAGTGAGACATTGATTGGTCATTTTTCATTGCACACCCGTGACAGTTATGGGTAACGCAAAGCAAAAGGAAACTCGGATCCCGGTGCGGAATCGTATTCGGAATCAGAATCAATATCAAAGGCAAAGGGGATCCATGTGCAGTCGCATATATCCCGGCACCATTTATCCGACTCATTAGACAAAAGTGGTCGGTGGGTAAGTTCGAAGTGGCATATGTTGGCCCTTTAGTGTTAGGTGAGAAATGAAATTGGTTAAGCTTTGTGGTGAAATGTATCCTTGCCGGTGCGAAACAAATTTTTAGTCAAGGGCGGTCAGAAATGAGTTAGATTAAAGTTCAGATGGCTTAAATGCGCTACCATGCGCTGAAAACCACTtaattgatttgcaaaccATGTTCATTttgttcaaatattttacaaaataaatgtataatttattttatccCAAAATCTTCAATAAATCAGATTCGATCCTACCTTCTAAAATATAGTTATAATAGAAAAATTAGTTAATAAAGATATATCAAAAGTTTGAAAACGGAAGAATCCCATTGCAAATTTGAATATATTGAATTTTCGCAATAATTAGCccataaatatataaacgATGGTGGTTGGGTAAAAAAGCTCTAAAGTGACATACATGATAACACTTTTTCAGCAAACTACTTTACAAATACAATATTGTACAGTCGTCACAAATTTTATGGCTTTTATATAGTCAACTACttttataccccttactcgtagaaAAAAGGGAATACTATGTACGTTacaaagtatgtaacaggcagaagttTGGGTATTCCGTAAAAGCTAGGATGTTAAGATTAAGAGTGCAGATTCCAGAGATGCATATTTCCTTATGATGCCAagctaaatttaaataaatttaaagttcTTGTTCCTAATCCCACTAACTATGTAACTGGACAAAACCATGTTCTCTAGCTTGTTTTGCAAACATTAACCAAGCGGATTTTACTGGTTCCTTTGACTCCTTAAAGTCATCAATTAGCCAACATTAAACAAACGAAATTGCAAGGACATTTACCCGTTTCTCAAAAGTCAACATCCCTTTTCATGCGTTTCCTTGGAAGCTAAAGAAAAACTCAAGAAACTGGTAAAATATTTACGTGTAAATTGCGAAAGAGTTACGTTAACTCTTCTTGTGTCCTTCTGCGAAACGAAGCCTTTTTTATCCGTTTTATTCGCATTCTGCTTTATTTGAGGTCCTCGGAGTCGGTTCTTAACTCATTCGCGAGCCATAAACCCCGAGATTCGCGGAAAGAGTATTCGATGTGGGCGGAATCCTTTTGCAAACCCGGTTTCAGTCAAGGCTGCAAAGTCAATCCTTTAGCATAATCCTTTAAATAGCCAAAATAAAGCCCGCCTTTGTCAAAACAAAGCGATTCGCTGGCAGAACTCGCATTTGCGAATAGGCGTGCCATTGTGTCCACTTAGCCGGCAGGTACCGCCTCCTCAAAACCCTCAGGCGCGGAGGACTCCTTGGTCTGCATCTCTATCCCTTCCACCAGCCTCAGCCATAACGATCGTAAAGTTATCCTTTCGCAAACACGAGCATACGGTTACCGCCTTAAGCTGGCGAAGGAGTTACAAAgtcataaaaacaaaacacctTTGTCCGCGCAGCATTGTCGGTTGGCGAATTATCCGTTCAGTCGCCGCTGCCGAATCCTTAATCCGTGCCGTGTTTATAGCCAGTAAGTAGATAGAGATAGTAGGAAATTCGCAAATGGCTCGAACCTGGCGAAAGGCGAAGGAAGACGACAGGCCAGAACCGGAATGCCAAGGATAAGCCTTTAGCTGGAAGGGATTAAATTTCATTATCCTTATGTTAAAGATAAACACGGAGCGACTAATCCAAAACATTAGATCAAGCGTGATATTCAAATTAGGTCGGTCAAGGGAAGTTTAGTCGCTGATTTATCTTTTGCAAGTTAATCGAACTAGAGTTGTATTTAGTACCTAAATGTTAATGTATATACTCCGTAAAATAATGTATGTAATTGAAAGACATTCAGGTAGGATAAGCAATAATGACGTTGTTAAATTATTGGATTCGAAAAACATTTGTCATATTACGTACCCTaattgaatataaatattttaattagccTGTCGCATGGGCGTTCTATAATGCTTGCTGGGGTAGGTAATAACCACATATTTAAAAATCTCAGTAAAATTTCGTGCCTGTCATGTTATCACCAAACAGGAGATGATAATCGACCTGATATAACGATACTAAAATGACTTTGACAAGTCATCGCGGGGTCAGCACTTCTGTGGCTGCCGCTGTCGCGCCCTTTGTTGTGATGGCCATATATTTATGGCGCTCAAAAAGCAATTAATTGTGACCCAAATCAACAATTTCCGAATGGCTGGCAATATCGGGCACGGCAGCCCGATCTAATGGCCCGGCAAATGCCACCGATTTCCACAGACCAAGTCGTAGGAACAGGAATGGATATATGCACGTAGTGGGAATGGTAATGAGATCGAGATCGGCATGGTATGATGCATGAGTTATGGCCACTGCGGTAAGATGTCGCTCCAAATGGGTTATTTCTATGCACACTGGGAAAAAGTGTTTATTTTAATGCTGTGATCTAAACAAGTTTCATTTTAATAACTTCCAGGCACGCATATTTGACATAAATATGGTCTCCATTCATTTGAAGTCAACTTGGTACGTCGTAAAATACAAATGTACACTTCCCAGTGTTAAAGTCCTTCTGGTGAATTTTCCATCCATGTATAcattttttcccagtgcataACTAAGTTTATGTTTCTTGTACTTTCCATGAAATCTCCGATGAAATCAGCgccaaaaccaaaactaaACCAAACCTGACCGCCCGCCAGCGGCTAGATCAGTGCTGAGCCCTGCTCCAACTAGAGGTTAACATCAATATGGTAATAAGCCATATCGCAGCCACTGAGAACCCGCCATCCCAACCCATCCTCTTGTGAGGCTGGGGGATTTATGAGTTCACCGAATGCTTTATGGCGTGTCGCTTTGACTAATTTATCTGCAAAAGGCGACGGCGCTGACCACGaatttttattgttaatttaTGATTAAGCTGATTATACACGAATCGGTTTTGATTCTGGTTTTTTGTAAAACATGCCTTTTGAATATCGCCGTTCAAGTGGAGGATTATACAAATTGTTTCGCTGCCGTTTGGCAAACCcaaaataaagacagttttgGTTGTTTTTTTATACTTACACCTAAATATAACTGTCTGTGATTCACGAGTGTTTGCTTTTATTAGAATAAAACAAATCTTTTTAAAGTTTCAACCGTTTTTAAGACAAAGAAAGCATCTTGCAAAGTAATCTtacaaacatatttaaattattgttgATGCTTGTCCCGCCAGCTAATGAAAAGTCTTTCGTTATTCTGAAAATGAGAGCGACTGCGAGCAAATCTCTGGTCGGTTTATTTTAAATGGGCCGTAAaagataattttaatttttaatcaaaCATATGCACTGCGTAGCCCGCACCGAAGAGGACCGGCATCCACCGCGGATTTTCGTGTCAAAGAGGCCGCCGAAACAACATGTGAGGATGCATATGCATCCTCGGATTCAGCGGATGGCACCGCTCGACGTAGCACATCTTGAGAACTAGAGAACCACTACCACCGCCTCCGCATCGGCGGTATTTAGCTTTAGCTATATCACGCATTATACTCGCATGTTCACGGCCATGGCACAGCCAAACTAAATTCCTAAAAGAAGAAAAGCTTGCATTACATCGGAGGTGTGGAAAAATTTTTGACCGCATTTGTGCGGTATAAGTTCTCCAAAATTAATAggcgaaaatattttttatagaaACTAGTAGTAATTTTAGTACACAGGTAATAAAATTAACGCCATTGTAAAACgggaaaagaagaaaattACATTtagtaaattaataaataatttatttttttgtttagacATAGCAGATGATATTGGCGTAGCAGATGATAAAATTGAAGCAGTTTGTAGGCCATTGACATAATGACAAAAGGTACAGCAAATTCATTGCTTGATTTACCCTTGATTccataatttgttttatttactatGCCTTAGTCTGTTTTTATGTAATATTTTCTATATACTCTTGTTCTTTTTAAATGTGAGCATACAGCATCACCTATAGGTAAGTGGCAGAGTTTTGAGGTCATTATAATCCCAAATTGGAAATATTCTAGCTTGATGTTTTTGAAAATTCGAAACATCCTTTATCTACATAAGCCATGCTACCAAGCATCCATATATCGAAGACAACAACCATAACTCGTGTTCATGCGTACACTGCTTGCATGAACTGCTTGAGAACTTGTTGCTATTATAAGGCAACATGTACTTAAGCATCAGCAACATGTTTTTTGAAACCAAAAGGACGAATGCTATATTAAGAGATATATAGAATCACATCATCATCAAATCaataaaaccaaataaataatgaacttaaaataaataaatgctgtgtatttttggcaaaaaaatttttttcttgCAGAAAAATGATTTTGGGCAACTTATTTTACTAGTCCAAAAAGTATCAATATTGTATCAATATTGCGTTTATCCACCGGTGCTTGGCATATAATGTTATTCTTTGGCAAATATGGCTTCAGAAtattaaaattgcatttgattgAATAATGTTGCATAATATCCCTAAAACGTTGATACTTCGGGAAGAATATGTAGCATTCCCCCTTAACTGCTTCTGCGTAGTAATCTGCTTTCCCGTTTTGTCCTCCTAATTACGACCTATGAAT of Drosophila mauritiana strain mau12 chromosome 3R, ASM438214v1, whole genome shotgun sequence contains these proteins:
- the LOC117145372 gene encoding segmentation protein fushi tarazu; translated protein: MATTNSQSHYSYADNMNMYNMYHPHSLPPTYYDNSGSNAYYQNSSTYQSYQGYYPQESYSESCYYYNNQEQMTTHTVPPVQPTTPPKTNKRKAEEDAASIIAAVEERPSTLRALLTNPVKKLKYTPDYFYTTVEQVKKAPAVTTKVAASPAPSYEQEYVTVPTPSASEDVDYLDVYSPQSQTQKLKNGDFATPPPTTPTSLPPVEGISTPPQSPGEKSSSAVSQEINHRIVTAPNGAGDFNWSHIAETLASDCKDSKRTRQTYTRYQTLELEKEFHFNRYITRRRRIDIANALSLSERQIKIWFQNRRMKSKKDRTLDSSPEHCGAGYTAMLPPLESTGTATTGAPSVPVPMYHHHQTTAAYPAYSHSHSHGYGLLNDYPQQQTHQQYDAYPQQYQQQCSYQQHPQDLYHLS